One window of Vespa velutina chromosome 2, iVesVel2.1, whole genome shotgun sequence genomic DNA carries:
- the LOC124946950 gene encoding trichohyalin-like, producing MATYEESVNVRREKLRDLISREQRELTREIVEQAQHGEDTRMEEMKEETERLRKQQEEHRLALLASKRMQQYIARCPEVRNELTKRSTKEVKICNLVQMAENKAKRELEDELERLWHELMLREVKAKEDREVEEAKKRLHLKRESLKTLAKQLAGKLASEEEVKRVKKEEREYLEGLWENVRKEERMKLDAEKKKRETLRMELEEQATRAKRILVERAREEIKIDEALNDLAKEELEKEKAAIKETSAVLRRELLAYLKYLEELREEEARRNLEVDRIVEESMKDAQTRRDLAVKRFKEMRERNLREVLLCREEQLRRKREMEERNKRLLEEEKIIMEKEIETNARLCAIAKEEEKRKMISYGKELTEQRKYVEVMRAREREEDERIYQEGLKRENEYRKLTEELLNASENVTPHPFKLLLREYDARLAAEKQGLCYCPPPLPPILPPMQTTEPSTK from the coding sequence ATGGCGACATACGAGGAAAGCGTGAACGTACGTAGAGAGAAGTTACGGGATCTGATATCGAGAGAGCAGAGAGAGTTGACGCGGGAAATTGTCGAGCAAGCTCAACACGGCGAGGATACGAGGATGGAGGAAATGAAGGAGGAAACGGAACGACTGAGGAAGCAACAAGAGGAACACCGTTTGGCATTGCTAGCATCTAAACGAATGCAACAGTACATTGCACGTTGTCCCGAAGTGAGGAACGAGTTAACGAAGAGAAGCACGAAAGAAGTGAAGATATGTAACTTAGTTCAAATGGCCGAGAACAAGGCAAAGAGAGAGCTCGAGGATGAATTGGAGAGGCTTTGGCACGAGTTGATGTTGAGAGAGGTAAAGGCAAAAGAGGATAGAGAGGTCGAGGAAGCGAAAAAGCGTCTACATCTGAAAAGGGAATCTTTGAAGACTTTGGCCAAACAGTTGGCCGGTAAGTTGGCCTCGGAGGAAGAAGTGAAACGAGttaagaaagaggaaagggaatATCTCGAAGGATTATGGGAAAACGttagaaaagaggagaggatGAAATTGGATgcggaaaagaagaagcgagAAACATTGAGAATGGAATTAGAGGAACAGGCGACGAGAGCTAAAAGAATTTTGGTTGAACGTGCGAGAGAGGAGATTAAAATCGATGAGGCCTTGAACGATCTTGCGAAGGAAGaattggagaaagagaaggccGCCATCAAGGAAACTTCGGCGGTATTGCGCCGAGAACTTCTCGCTTACTTGAAGTATCTCGAAGAGTTGCGCGAGGAGGAAGCCAGGAGGAATTTAGAAGTGGACAGGATAGTAGAAGAATCGATGAAGGACGCTCAGACGAGAAGAGATCTTGCGGTTAAGAGATTCAAGGAGATGCGAGAACGAAATCTACGCGAGGTCCTTCTTTGTAGGGAGGAACAAttgaggagaaagagggagatggAGGAGAGGAATAAACGATTGCTCGAGGAAGAGAAAATCATTatggagaaagagatcgaGACTAATGCGAGATTGTGCGCGATTgctaaagaggaagagaaaaggaagatgatATCTTATGGGAAGGAATTGACGGAGCAAAGGAAATACGTCGAGGTTATGCGCGCTAGGGAACGTGAGGAGGATGAGAGGATCTATCAGGAAGGGCTTAAGAGGGAGAACGAATATCGAAAGTTAACCGAGGAACTGTTGAACGCCTCGGAAAACGTCACGCCGCATCCGTTCAAGTTACTCCTAAGAGAATACGACGCTCGTCTCGCTGCCGAGAAACAAGGCCTCTGTTATTGCCCTCCTCCTTTACCACCCATCTTACCACCAATGCAAACCACCGAACCATCGACaaagtaa